One Chiloscyllium plagiosum isolate BGI_BamShark_2017 chromosome 34, ASM401019v2, whole genome shotgun sequence genomic window carries:
- the LOC122540261 gene encoding adaptin ear-binding coat-associated protein 2-like: MAESDYESVLCVKPEVHVYRIPPRATNRGYRAADWKLDQPDWTGRLRITAKGNIAYIKLEDKVSGELFAQSPVDQFPGIAVESVVDSSRYFVIRIEDGNGRRAFIGIGFVDRGDAFDFNVGLQDHFKWVKQQSELAKQAQNPDSGPKLDLGFKEGQTIKLNIGNVRKKENSSTKPRLTGTGIGLLPPPPGAKTPILLPPPGSQGMTQQPMQSSSTELLGGFDAPQPSPTLASHTATTDLWGDFAAATSPATTQVTQSTHWVQF; the protein is encoded by the exons ATGGCGGAGAGTGATTACGAGTCGGTGCTCTGTGTGAAGCCGGAGGTTCACGTTTACAGGATCCCGCCGAGGGCAACGAACCGGGGCTACAG AGCTGCAGATTGGAAGTTGGATCAACCTGATTGGACTGGGAGACTCCGGATAACAGCAAAAGGAAATATTGCTTACATTAAATTGGAAGACAAGGTTTCAG GAGAGTTGTTTGCACAATCCCCAGTGGACCAGTTTCCGGGAATTGCAGTGGAGAGCGTTGTTGATTCAAGCAGATACTTTGTCATTCGCATCGAAGATGGAAATG GGCGACGTGCATTCATTGGCATTGGATTTGTTGACAGGGGAGATGCTTTTGATTTTAATGTCGGTCTGCAGGATCACTTCAA ATGGGTTAAGCAGCAGAGTGAACTTGCCAAACAAGCTCAGAACCCAGACTCCGGACCTAAATTGGACTTGGGATTTAAAGAGGGACAGACCATCAAGCTAAATATTGGG aatGTACGGAAAAAGGAGAACTCATCGACTAAGCCTCGTCTAACAGGTACTGGAATAGGCTTACTCCCACCACCACCAGGGGCTAAAACTCCAATCCTGCTGCCACCACCAGGGTCACAAGGCATGACGCAACAGCCTATGCAGTCATCTTCTACAG AATTACTGGGAGGCTTTGATGCCCCACAACCATCTCCTACTTTGGCTTCTCATACTGCCACAACTGACTTGTGGGGAGACTTTGCAGCAGCAACCAG CCCTGCTACCACCCAAGTGACCCAGAGCACCCACTGGGTTCAGTTTTGA